A region of the Ciona intestinalis unplaced genomic scaffold, KH HT000928.1, whole genome shotgun sequence genome:
CAGCAATTGATCCAATCAAGTGGTCAGTAAAGGGTTgcccaaattgtcagctatacaacGATCACCgtcaaagttacacacgttgGAACTTGTATACGAATAAGCAGGCATGCGAGGTgcaaatgaaacagaacacccgtgttataacgactggtgTGTTATACCGACCAAACAACAGTTATACCTCCATGCTTCAACATCTCATCACACATGAGGTCAGCTTCCTCAAGGATCTTAGGAgccatacacctcctgcccaTCCCAAACTCATGTAATGTCGCCAACCCAAACCGACGCTGGCTTCTCCACACAGCCCCATAATCCAGGAACCCAAGACCAGCGTTCCCGGATGTGAACTCAGTTATAAACGTATGTTGGCGACCTGTGGTATATCAGTATGTCGGCAAGATGACACGCTACAGGTTAAATACGTGCAGTTACTTAAATACGCTTCTAGTATTTGGTTTACTACAATGAATATGCTGAAATAGCGTTATTGGTTcttaaaaacgatcaggagTTATACGagatatttttttgctaacggtatccgtATTACCCGTACCCCGCATTACTATAAATTATCACAGAAGTACATGTTcgacatttatattttactaaattttgaAAGAAATATGTAAAAGTCAAGCGGTTTCTTTTAATTAACCCAGGCTGTAAATATGCGTTAAGTGATTGTGTGTACTGATGTACAACACATACANNNNNNNNNNNNNNNNNNNNNNNNNNNNNNNNNNNNNNNNNNNNNNNNNNATACCGTTGCCCTAGACTGCGTTAATTAAACAGTCTGGTCGGCCATTTATTggtaaagtaaatatataggCATATATATACCATCTCTGAATAAAAAACGGCCTCATCCCGTttggttgtaaaaatattatttacagaattgtatgaCCGTGACCACGAAAATTtaatagaacgttgttaattgttcataaaacgattggatattatgtgctaacggtattcatccTACCGCACATTAACAAACCTGAAAACACGTGACCTTGCTTTACCAACGCTTCTTTAATCGATTCGAAGGAATTCAACATAATGACGTTTTGCATTGCATACTTGACGTAAAATACGTCGCCGTAACGTTTTGACCACTTCATGATTGTATTTGCAGGGTGAACGCCGAGCAAAGGCAAACAACCGAG
Encoded here:
- the LOC100180986 gene encoding cytochrome P450 2C40-like gives rise to the protein MLPIICLSLFLIIFLCWKPLRKRSNYPPGCDGMPFLGCLPLLGVHPANTIMKWSKRYGDVFYVKYAMQNVIMLNSFESIKEALVKQGHVFSGRQHTFITEFTSGNAGLGFLDYGAVWRSQRRFGLATLHEFGMGRRCMAPKILEEADLMCDEMLKHG